In the Anastrepha obliqua isolate idAnaObli1 chromosome 1, idAnaObli1_1.0, whole genome shotgun sequence genome, one interval contains:
- the LOC129245282 gene encoding uncharacterized protein LOC129245282, which yields MLYKACVYKGCENYTYNSLPCGHKQFTIFRFPKDPRRYEQWMKRGNVQVGLPETQMHMCSEHFDDKYLIRSSRRMCLTNTAVPYPYCEGSSDIECRDNANKEFEDALVDVAEELDSEIEFSTQRNSNDRSALIRLKESSCEDDDEDVMLEFEKLESSNPDYCVESTTMREEEHVAEMVNEYDVAIDYDDDLLTEVVPHTVHNEKFVKRIQMHAAKKRKPSSDSDETQEPTSSKICTSKITTLREKGCDNVTTVSKRSKKQDSEEHNKHMRLQNKKPTHDSESQKIDPDTLIDPQSVTSFVLKGEEYVQMTKGYYVEEKLELTEKLKKYENILRTLKHNLLDLELP from the exons ATGCTTTATAAAGCTTGTGTTTATAAAGGCTGCGAGAATTATACATACAATAGTTTACCTTGCGGCCATAAGCAATTCACAATTTTTCGTTTCCCAAAAGATCCAAGGCGATATGAGCAATGGATGAAACGGGGTAATGTACAAGTTGGATTACCGGAAACACAAATGCATATGTGTTCTGAACATTTTgatgataaatatttaataagaagCTCCCGACGAATGTGTCTGACCAACACAGCAGTACCGTACCCCTATTGTGAAGGGAGTAGTGATATCGAATGTAGGGATAATGCTAATAAGGAATTCGAAGATGCGTTAGTTGATGTAGCTGAGGAATTGGATTCAGAAATAGAATTTTCAACACAAAGAAACTCAAATGATCGTTCAGCGCTCATTAGACTTAAGGAAAGTTCATGTGAGGATGACGACGAAGATGTAATGctagaatttgaaaaattggagagCAGTAATCCAGATTATTGTGTGGAATCAACAACAATGAGGGAAGAAGAGCACGTTGCGGAAATGGTAAACGAATATGACGTTGCAATCGATTATGATGATGACCTTTTGACTG aaGTGGTACCACACACCGTACATAACGAAAAATTTGTTAAACGCATACAAATGCACGCCGCTAAAAAACGCAAACCAAGTTCTGACAGTGATGAAACCCAAGAGCCTACCAGCTCCAAAATTTGCACATCAAAAATTACAACACTAAGGGAAAAAGGATGTGATAATGTTACTACTGTATCGaaacgcagcaaaaagcaggaCAGTGAGGAACATAACAAACACATGcgactacaaaacaaaaaaccaactcATGATTCTGAATCTCAGAAAATCGACCCGGATACACTGATAGACCCACAATCTGTCACAAGCTTTGTTTTAAAGGGCGAAGAGTACGTACAAATGACCAAAGGGTATTATGTAGAGGAAAAATTAGAGCTCActgagaaattgaaaaaatatgaaaatatactcCGTACGCTCAAACATAATTTACTCGATTTAGAATTGCCATAG